AGAGAAAACTGACACCTGCCAAGATGTCCTCTGTTCTCACATTCACTCCTTGGCATGTGCCTATTTACCAaacaatctcacacacacacagactagaaactaaaaaatttaaaactatctaACCTCAAAAATAGCAAAGCTGAGAACATATGATCATGAGAATACAACACAGCATGATTAAACCTCAGGATCAAAAATCAACCCTGAAAAAAGCACTGATGACAAGAAGTATGGTGTGGTTCCTTCTCTGTCACTTAATTATATGTGGGTATTTTAGCTGCATGTGTGCCTGGGCATCATGCTCATGTCCGGGGCCCATGGAGGCCACCATGGCCCATGGCACCacattccctagagctggagttagccaccctgtgggttctgggcactGAGTGTGGGTCCTGTGTTCTTTAacctctgagtcacctctccagcctcaaggGGCTCATCTCTTGAGCCCTACATTGGGTTAACTAGTGTTTCACAGCAGGCCTGGAGTCCAGGTCTCCTCATTCATGTGTCCTTATCTTTCATAGCTAGCAAGTTTCCCCAAGTGCACCGCAGCCCGCCTTCCCACTCCTACCTTCTTCATTCCACAGTTGACCAAAGAGCCATGGCCTGCCTTGGTGGGCCGGTCCACCACGACGCCTTCTCGGAACTCGGATTCTTCATCCTGACGCATGTGGTGAGGGCTGTCCAAGGGGTTGAGGATTCCTGGGCAGGGAACAGGGGGTGATGTCAGGGCCAGGCTCTACTCCTAGCCTGTTTTCCCAACTGGATCCATCTGTGGAGCTGGATGATTTCTCCATGCCTAAGGATGAGCCATGGGAAATGGGGCAGGCACACTAGCCATACCTGCAAACTGCAGATCCTGGTGCTTGGGGAAGAATGCCTTTCTCAGGTACCTAGTGAGGAATGTAGCTGTCAGGGCCTCCCAGCCTTCTCAAATGTGACACTACCCTCACTTCATACTTACTGTGGACATTCCAGGTACTGCAGGATGCGGGCCAGCTGGACACATGCCTGCCCCTTCTTGCCAACTCCCCTGAATTCTCCTTCCACACTCCTGGAAAGATTAAGACAGGCATCAAATTCCAAGtgctggagccaggcagtggtggcacacgcctttaatcccagcacttgggaggcagaggcaggtggatttctgagttcgaggccagcctggtctacagagtgagttccagcacagccagggctacacagagaaaccctgcctcgaaaataaccaaactaaccaactaaccaaaccaaacaaaaaactaaaaaaggaaaaccCTGAGTCTGCTCTCTAGCACCAAGGGAGAGAAAAGGTGCGTCTACAGCAGCCTTTGAGAGCTCCTTCCAGGCAGCAGAGTGGGTGACAAGGGGCAGGACAAAGCCACAGACACCCTTGCtggtcctcccctctccccagacTCTCACTTGGTATCTTGGCCCTCCTCATCGAACACCACAATCTCATCCACACAAAAGATGGTGCAGGCTCTGGCTATCTGGCCAGCCAGGTAGGTGCGGAGCTCAGGTGACTGGGCGTTGTCCAGGATGGAGCCTGGCAGGGCCACACTCAGAGTGTAAGGCCGTCCTAGCAGGGACAGGGGATGTTCCTTAGTCAGCCGGACAGGCTGTGAACCTTCCCTCCCTTGCATATCCCCATGGCTCAGAGACTCAATTCACCTCACGACCCAGCTGCTTACCTTGGTTGCTCCTCTGGGCAGcggcctcttcctcctcctcctggcgCTTAGCCTGTTCCTCCTGCGCACGCTGCCGCTCCAGTTTTTTCATTATCTTGAggtccttccatttctttttctcctctttttctggAGAAGAATTATTGGGGGAAAAGGACTTGACATAGTGAGGAGAGTTCTCTCTCACTGGGCTAGCCTAGGCTCTGGATAGGCTGCCAATGCAGCTCCATTTGGATACACTGAGACCCAAAGAGGGCTCGGCAGGGCATTAGGTGGTTTGTGGGAAGGAAGAGCTCGGTTGGGCTCAGCTTTTACTTACtctgttgtttccattttctccatTCAACCCTTTGGCCATGTTCACCCtgccaggaaggaaggaggaagactgaGAGGCTGAACGGTCACACATAGGAGGGGAGCATCCCTTCGGGGCTCCCGCCATCTGACTCTCCCAAACCAGGCAGGGTGGAAGTACACAGGGACTCGATGTGCTCAAAGCCTGGGATCAGGTCCAGGAAGTTGAGAAACGAATCCCCATGGGGCAAAGGAAGAAACCTAGAGAAGGGGAAGACAGGTATGTCCATAGTAGCCCTAGGAATCAGAAAATAAGGAGAGGACTCAAGACACCGTCGCCCTGCGAATGAAGGTAGATCGGACCAGCTAACCCTGCAAGCTCAGGCTTCGGACGTGGGACGAGCGGGGAGCAGAAGACCGACACCACTGTGAGACGCTGCAGTTCCCAGGCCCACCCCGGAACCCATAGGTCCGCACATACCGGGCCACACGGACGCTTCCTCGGGAGCTCCGCCATGTTTCCAGGAACACCACGCGCCTGCCAATAGCCTTGCCTCTTCCGGCCACACCTCCGCGGAGCTGCCCAATCAGAGATCCAGCGGAGCGTGGGGCGTGTCCTGGGGGGGGGCCAGGTTGAGGTGGAGCTCAGAAACTCCCGGTGCCGATGCACAGGCTGCCTGCCGCGCTGGTACCCTGTCTCCAGGGCAACGAGTTCACAGCGCCAAGTTGTCCTGAACCCAGTAAGGCTCACGTGCTGCCTTTCGATGGGTACCCTGGTGATATTTAGcttccatgtttttttcttttaaagatatattttatttattttgtgggtatgagtaccctgtagctgtacagatggccgtgagctgtcttgtgtgtggctgctgggaatgaactcaggacccctgccgccccgctcgctctggcccccgCTTACTCTGGcgaaattcactgtagctgtcttcagacacatcagaagagggcagtcagatctcattacgggtggttgtgagccaccacgtagttgctgggatccgaactcaggacctttggaagagcagtcagtgctcttacccggtgagccatctctccagcccagcttccaTGTTTTATGTAAGGAAATCCTACTGGAAATTACTAGGAGTAGTTTAATCCAGTTCATttgcactttctttttatttatcaattCAATTTCCTGGGAATCCAACTAAGGGCCTGACAAGCTAAATTAAGTGCTCCACAagtgagctatattcccagccttATCCAgactttattctttttgttttttgttttttgtttttttttttttttcgagacagggtttctctgtgtagccctggctgtgctggaactcactctgtagaccaggctggcctcgaactcagaaatctgcctgcctctgcctcccaagtgctgggattaaaggcgtgcaccaccactgctcggcaagactttatttttttattagtttaattcatttgtttgtctgtggtactttagattaaaaaaaaattgatacagggtcttactatgtatcttGGACTGACCTTAAACGCAAGATAATCTTCCATCAACCACCTGATGTGctgtgattgattgattgattgatttttggcAGTCCTGATGATTAAATCCAATGTCTCCAGCTGGCAAACCACTGGCCAACATTCTCTGTCtactttaaagtaattttaaataaaataaaaaaaaatgagatgataGGACTGAAAGAGGTCCCTATAGCAGAATTTTAGCTACTGCTACAATGGCAGCCATTGTATCTGGCATGGATTCCAGAGGGATTGTACCTAGGGTTTGAAGTAGCCTTTTTAAAGTTATTGATTgtcgcctggcagtggtggcgcacacctttaatcccagcacttgggaggcagaggcaggcggatttctgagtNNNNNNNNNNNNNNNNNNNNNNNNNNNNNNNNNNNNNNNNNNNNNNNNNNNNNNNNNNNNNNNNNNNNNNNNNNNtacagagtgagttccaggacagctagagctatacagagaaaccctgtctcgaaaaaaacaaaacaaaacaaaacaaaaaccaaaacaaaaaaacaaaaacaaaaaaaggcatgtgccaccatgctaaCTTGTATTAACATTTTAGAATGATCTGATAGATTATTACAGCTGAGGAACAATACTGACACATTATTACCAACCAAATATAGTTtgtgttagggtttttttttttgagacagggtttctctgtataaccctggctgtcctggaactcactctgtagaccaggctggcctcgaactcagaaatccacctgcctctgcctcccaagtgctggggagtcctgtctttctttttgtctgtcttgtttgctttggttttgttttttgggataATGCCCtacctcctgcctcatcctcccaagAGCTGAAATTGCAGGTGTGGAGCACTCTGTTGTCTGAATTTtgactttatttatatgaatgttttgtctgcatgtacgtgtgtgcacCACAGCCTttcctggtgcctgaggaggtgaCTGGATCCCCTGGGATTAAAATTATAGTAGATTGTAAaacaccatgtgtgtgccaggaaatgaacccaggtcctctggaagacagggtttctctgtgtagccctagctgtcctggaactcactctgtagaccaggctggcctcgaactcagaaatctgcctgcctctgcatcctaagtgctaggattaaaggcttgtgccatcactgcccggtgCCATTtagctctttattaaaccaatcagagcTGGACCTGGCTGAGCTGGAGATGCCATAGTGGGTGTTAACATTCACCACAAGGACCGAAAGGTTTGGAGCAAGGAGCCTGAGAGCCAGGACATCTACCTGCGGCTGCTAGTCAAGCTGTACAGGTTTCTGGCCAGACAGACCAACTCTACCTTCAATCAGGTTGTGCTGAAGAGGTTACTTATGAGCAGCACTAACTGGCCACTTTCTGTCCTTGTCCCGGAGGATCCGAAAGATGAGGCTTCCTGGCCGGGAGAACAAGACTGCTGTGGCTGTGGGAATGGTCACAGATGATGTGTGGATTCTGGAAGTACCCAAGCTGAAGGTGTGCACTTTGGGTGAGCAGCTGGGTCCAAAGTCGCATCCTCAAGGCTGAGGGTAAGATCCTCACCTTTGACCAGCTAGCCCTGGAGTCTCCCAAGGGCCGAGACACTGTGCTCCTGTTTGGTCCTCAGGAGGGCCAAGAGGTGTACTGACATTTTGGCAAGACCCCAGGAACCCTACACTGCCACACCAAACCCTATGTCCATTCCAAGGGCTGGAAGTTTGAGCATACCAGAGATGTAAGGGCCAGGCTAGGCTACAAAAACCTACCCTGGATCTtaggatgtttaaaaaaaaaaaatcagcaagtgATTGAGAAGATGTTTACAAAACTCAGAGAGGGGTGATGCTTCATAAAAGTAACAATacctccaggcagtggtggcacacatctttaatctagcacttgtgaggcagagacaggcagatttctgagttcgaggccagcctggtctacagagtgagttccaggatagccagggctacacagagaaaccctgtcttgaaaatgaagaaaaaaaaaaaaaaaaaagtaacaataccAAAGGCCATCCTGTACTCACATCTCtgcaggagtgggggtggggtgagggaacATCCTCTTCCCCCATCTTTACCTCCCCCATCACCCCCcatagaaatcagcatttgaataatgcAAAAACATCTTTTACATAGGGCACTAGAGATTATCTCAACAAAACACAAACTTAGTTTAAAgatctaattttcttttatttgctgtTCTAGAATCAGGTGACAGACAACTGTTCTGTAAAATAGAAGAGGGGACAAGTTTGATGGGATTGAagtgatagctcagtggttaacagcacttgctgttctAACAGATGTGGCCAGTTTCCATTCCATATCTAGcagatcacaaccacctgtaaccccagtttcaagggatcctATACTGTCTCCTGGGCTCTGTGGGCATTGCACACACATGACGCTGGTTATCAAACCAGggccttgccaggcagtggtggcgcacacctttaatcccagcacttgggaggcagaggcaggcggatttctgagttcaaggccagcctggtctacagagtgagttccaggacagccagggctacacagaaaaaccctgtctcagaaaaaccaaaaaaaaaaaaaaagtctcagtgtCATTACTCAGGAGCTAGCTGCTCACAGGCGGTCTGTTGGTAGTCTTTTGACAAatttattacatatgtgtattgGATTTAGTCATTGCCCATGGCtggggtgtagttcagtggtataGCATTTTCTATGCATGTGCAAAGCCGTGAGTTCACTCCTCAGCACTGCCAACACAATAAAACACGGGAGACAAGAGGAttgattgccatgagtttgaagtcaacctgggctacagtgtgtGACACTGACTTTTTCTGGaaaactctaaaaagaaaaaaacatcactGGCCTTGTGATTCAACTGCAAGTCCAGCACCACCTCATTCCCTCAAGgacagaagtgggggaggggtgggctcAAAGCTCTGAGAATACTCACAGGTCCAAAGGAGATTTTATAATTAACAAAAATTACTCCGATCCTAGAACTTAATCTTCTAGGAATTCCTTACgaagggaaaacatttttttacagTTCTTATGCCCGATGACCCCATCATTTCTGTGGGCTCGAGAACAGAGTGAATGAGTGAAATGTCTTGGCTCCTGGTGTGGCCTCCTAGAGGGATTTGGAGGCTTCGGTTGCTTTAGTGGAACAATAACTAGAGACTGAATCCCACTTCTAAGCCAGGTGTGGAGCATGCTGTACTCTgcaaacagaggcaggaggatcacaaattcaaggccacttgggctacatactgagttccaggcctgtctAAAACACCTGCCCAGATCAAGCTTCACTTCCACTTTTACAGGAGGATgggggggatgggagtgggggctCCAGGATTCTGCTGTCCCCCCACACTCCCTCCTCAGCAGTCTGTTGGAATTGCAGGTAAATGGAGACCAGTGAGGTTGACCACAGATGCACCTCTGTGCTACCTAAGAGGCTGTTCTTGAACCTCTGTGAAGATGTCTCCAAGACGCCATTCctgtccacacacacaaacaccctaACACAGCCTGCAGCTTGCATCCTCTGAGCGTGAGGACCACAGCAGACAGCTTGGATCTGAATTTGGATGGCCATGAACAAGCCCTGTGACTTCAGATGAGTTCTAAGTCTccagtctgcacacacacacacacacacacacacacacacactccataaaGAAGGTGTGGCGTCTGAGGTTCTCTGGGGTCCCTTCCAGCTATTCAAAGCCCTGTTCAGCAgtctaaaggaaaagagaagctgCCTTGAGGGTTCTAATAACTTAAAACTTTATTAGGAACAGTAGCAACATCACGAGGTCACACGAGAAGAAGTGGAGAAGCCACAGAACCTCAGCAGGGCTaaggtggggctggggctggggctaggACTCCAGGCCCGATACTCCATCCTTTCCTGTCCCAGGCAGAGAGGCCAGAAACAACCAAGACCCTACAAGCAACCTACAGAGGAATAGACTGAGGCCCAGAACCACCCACCAATCCAATACAGCAGTCCAGACACCGGCTGAAACCCGCAAGAAATGGGCTCTTTCCTGGAAGCTTGCCCAGTCACACAGCTGGGCCCCCCAGTGCCATCCCCGTGTTAAGGCACAGTTGAGGCCTCAATGTTCAAGGCAGGGATGAGGGCAGCCTCAGGGTTGGAGCTCTCCTTTCCACCTGCACAGCCTCTCATCCATGGCCTGGAGTGTGGCCTCGTCCTGCAAGATACACACTGAGCCTTCCTTCTCTCACCCCACCCAGTGGCTAGCCAGGCCCAGCgatcttcccccactttctctcacCTTCACAAAACAGAATCGGATATAGTGGTCAAAGTCCTTTTGATGGGGCCGGCtgaagaagatggagacagggatGGCCACCAGGCCCTGGGGATAAGGAAGAACATGTCTGTGTATAGCCTTGAGAGCTAAGACATCAGCTCAGGGACAGAGTAAGGCTGAGTATGTCCCCTCCATCTCCTGTACTGGTCAGGAGAGAAGCCCCAGGGCTTCATACTAGGTTCCTCCCAGGGTGCAGAGAGATGGAATAGACTCTGCAGCATGCCCTGGCAGAGCTGGGAAGAACTACTTTTGAACCTCAGAGATTTGAGCAGGGTTCAGAGCAGATAGATGGGCTAGGTCCTCACTGTCTACGAGGGAAGGCCAGGCTCAGAGAAGGCCTCCTGGAGCCAGCATGGCTTCTTTGTTCAAGTGAGGCAGCCTTGCAGCAGGAGTCATGGGGAAGGTTGGGCTGACTTGCCTTGACAGGACCAGGCACATGACCCATGCAACTACAGCTACTGGCCCTGGCAAGAGCCCAGCCTACCTTGTTTTTGATCATCCACTTGGCAAAGCATCTATCATAGGGCTCATCCGCAGCACCAGGCAGGTTGGGCATCCTGCTCTCTGGGGCAACAAAAGAGGTCGTGCTGAGTCCTTGCCAACTTTAGTACCTTCCCAAACCCTGAGTGACATGGCCAGACCGACTCACTGAAGTCTGAGATGTCTGCAATGAGGAAGTAGCTGCCCTGGGGGATCAAGGGCTCGAGGCCCACTGACTGCAGGCTACGGATCATGTGGTCTCGATTTAGGTGCATGGCCTGTGGCAGCTGCAAAAAGTAGCTGCTGGGTTGTCCAAAATGTTGCTGCTCCCGCTCAAAGCACTGGGCTACTGCAGCCTAgacaaggcagacagacagacggactgATGGTCAGCTATGACCTGTCTGGGAGCTTTCTCTGTTACCTTCCCAGACCATGGGGTTTCCTACCCTTCTCACCTGGGCCTGGGTGGGGCAGTGGAAGATAGAGTTCTGGTGCACGGTCCGCAGGTGCTTCATGATGTTATCTGGACCCATGACCCAGCCCACCTACACCAGGAAATAGTAGGGTCTCAGGACAAGAGGAGGCCTCTCTCAACCCTCCCACTGCTGCCACCTGCTACATGGCCACACTTACTTTCCAGCCCGTGGCACTGAAGCTTTTGCCTGCGCTGCCGATGGTCAGGGTCCGATCCCACATGCCAGGGAGGCTGGCTACCCAAGGCCAAGAAGAACAAATGCTGAAGAAATGGGCAAGGTGGAGGGAAGGGACCCAGTGACAAGCACAGTCTCTTAACTGAGGATTAATCCACTAAGCTGGTGACAGTCTCAGGAAGCAGATGCTACTGcactcctcagagctcagggagggGAAGTCCCTTCCACAGTCACACCAGTGCACTGTTCCCCAGCTCTGAGCAGCTATCCAGGGGATGCTGCGGTTGGCCTGGCTCACCGATGCTGACGTGTTGGTGTCCATCATAGACCAGCCACTGGTAGACCTCATCAGAGATGCACAGGACATCATGCTGCTGACATAGACCAGCTATCAGCTCCAGCTCCATCTTAGAGAATACCTGTGGGAGACAAGGTCACAGGTGTGCAGCTGGGACTGTCCCCAAGGGCAGAGACTGCTCAGAGTGCAAGACCATACCAGATCTCAGGGCCTCTCTGGACCATCTCTTTGCAATATTGGGATGCAATATTGGTCAGTATTGCATCTAGCTCTGCAATTTTGACCCTGTGGGATTGGCTATGTCTGGATCCCACTGCATAGACAGATATAGTCACTGTTCCAAAGTTACCAGGAAGTACTGAGACACTCAGCCTATGCACCCAAGCCTTCCCATCTCTGGGAAGATTGGTCCTCAGAGTTTCAGGCACTCAGCCCTCCCACTTTATACAGGGAAACTGAAGCCTGAGAGAGTTCATGTTCAAGATCAGAAGGAAGAGTCTGCTTCCAGGCTCTCTGAATGGACCCCTGTACCTTTCCCTGCAGGATCTCTGAATGGACCCCCAGTACCTTTCCCTGCAGGATCTCTGAATGGATGCCCAGTACCTTTCCCAAAGGGTTGTTGGGTGTGTTGAGAACCAGAATCTTGGTCCGAGGTGTGAACTTGCTTGCCAGTTCTATGGGATCCAGTTGCCAATCATTGCTGGATCCCAGTTGGCCCTTAGGAGCAGGGCTctgcagggggaggtgggaggggcagCAGTATTTACTTTTCTGACCATAGCTCCTTTCCCTTTGCATCTTTCCCCACCTCTCTACTCTCACCTCTGGACCCCACCTCCATCTGCCCAGCTCAGAGGACTCCCTTCCCTTGCCCCATGTCCCAGGATCTAGCCCAGTTCATATCTTGGGTCCCCTCAACCCGCCCATACCCATGGAGGAAACCTTGCCAGCCTTGACCTACCCATAGCCACCTAGCATTTCTTACCGGCCTCAGGGACACGAACACAGGGTGACCTCCGGCCATCATTGTCATGGGTTCGTAACAATCAAAAGCAGGTTCTATGATGATGACCTGGTTCAAGGGTCAGATTAGCTGGGGTCAGCACTACCCTTAGCTCCTCCCTCCCATTCAGGCATCGCCTCTCACCTCGTCTCCTTCATCCACCAGGGCCTGAAAGGCTGTGAACAAGGCCCCATAGGCACCTACTGTCACCAGCACATTCTTGAGTGGGTCCATCTCCTGTCCCAGCAGCTTGCCAAAGAAACTTGCCAGGATCTTTGTCAGTGGAGGGTAACCCTGCCAGGACAGCATAGTCAGGCGTGCAGCATCAGTTTGGACTGCTCCCACTCAGCTGCACCCAGGAGGAAGTCAGCTTCCTTGGGCTGAACCGTTTCATCTCCTCTAGCAGCCAGACCCAGACCTGGTAAGTGGGGGAAGCTGACATTGTGTCTGTCCCCATCTATAGCACAGCAGGGCAGCAGAAACAAACCCACACTTGCCTGTGTGCCTGAAGGGCACATTTGTGCTcacctgacccctgaccccacAGCCCTGGAGCCACAGATTATTTGTTGGagttacaaaatacaaaattgtctttttttttttttttccaagacagggtttctctgtgtagccctggctgtcctgaaactcactctgtagaccaggctggcctcaaacttagaaatccacctccctctgcctcccaagtgctgggattaaaggcatgcattaccactGACTGGCTACAGAATTGTCTTGCCCAAAGTAGTAGAGAATGAGGTACACAAatagtgtgggttttttttcctttcataacAACATAACAACAACACTCCGTTTATTTggaggggcagtggtggtggcgcacacctttaatcccagcacttgggaggcagaggcaggcagatttctaagttcgaggccagcctggtctacagagtgagttccaggaaagcaaggactacacagagagaccatacctcaaaagaaaaaaattatttagtgtatgtgtgtttgtgtttgtgtgtatttgtatgtctgtatgcaaGCGTGTGCACGCATAGGCACAATACCacacatgtggcagtcagaggacaacacttAGGAGTGGCTCTCTCTGCCTACCATGTGGGATTTAGGGACCAAATTCACATCATCACGTTTGGTGGCAAGTATCTGAGCTGTTTTGCTGGCCCCTACTTCTTCCTAACTCTGATACACTCGGACTGAACACTGGCAGACATGGCGGTGCCTATGGTACCTAGCTTGAGGAAATAGCCACCATGGTGGTAAGCTCTGGAGACGGCAGCATGAGGCGGGTAGGCTCAC
The nucleotide sequence above comes from Mastomys coucha isolate ucsf_1 unplaced genomic scaffold, UCSF_Mcou_1 pScaffold15, whole genome shotgun sequence. Encoded proteins:
- the Spout1 gene encoding putative methyltransferase C9orf114 homolog, which encodes MAELPRKRPCGPGEHGQRVEWRKWKQQKKEEKKKWKDLKIMKKLERQRAQEEQAKRQEEEEEAAAQRSNQGRPYTLSVALPGSILDNAQSPELRTYLAGQIARACTIFCVDEIVVFDEEGQDTKSVEGEFRGVGKKGQACVQLARILQYLECPQYLRKAFFPKHQDLQFAGILNPLDSPHHMRQDEESEFREGVVVDRPTKAGHGSLVNCGMKKEVKIDKKLDPGLRVTVRLNQQQLPECKTYKGTVVSSQDPRTKAGLYWGYTVRLASCLSAVFAESPFQDGYDLTIGTSERGSNVASAQLPSFRHALVVFGGIQGLEAGVDADPNLEVADPSVLFDFYVNTCPSQGSRTIRTEEAILISLAALQPGLTQAGSRPT
- the Kyat1 gene encoding kynurenine--oxoglutarate transaminase 1 isoform X1 gives rise to the protein MFRSTAGLLVQLVWPLWRRKAGASLSRCLHQSLTMAKRLQARRLDGIDHNPWVEIVRLAKEYDVVNLGQGFPDFSPPDFAVQAFQQATSGDFMLNQYTMAFGYPPLTKILASFFGKLLGQEMDPLKNVLVTVGAYGALFTAFQALVDEGDEVIIIEPAFDCYEPMTMMAGGHPVFVSLRPSPAPKGQLGSSNDWQLDPIELASKFTPRTKILVLNTPNNPLGKVFSKMELELIAGLCQQHDVLCISDEVYQWLVYDGHQHVSIASLPGMWDRTLTIGSAGKSFSATGWKVGWVMGPDNIMKHLRTVHQNSIFHCPTQAQAAVAQCFEREQQHFGQPSSYFLQLPQAMHLNRDHMIRSLQSVGLEPLIPQGSYFLIADISDFKSRMPNLPGAADEPYDRCFAKWMIKNKGLVAIPVSIFFSRPHQKDFDHYIRFCFVKDEATLQAMDERLCRWKGELQP
- the Kyat1 gene encoding kynurenine--oxoglutarate transaminase 1 isoform X2 — encoded protein: MAKRLQARRLDGIDHNPWVEIVRLAKEYDVVNLGQGFPDFSPPDFAVQAFQQATSGDFMLNQYTMAFGYPPLTKILASFFGKLLGQEMDPLKNVLVTVGAYGALFTAFQALVDEGDEVIIIEPAFDCYEPMTMMAGGHPVFVSLRPSPAPKGQLGSSNDWQLDPIELASKFTPRTKILVLNTPNNPLGKVFSKMELELIAGLCQQHDVLCISDEVYQWLVYDGHQHVSIASLPGMWDRTLTIGSAGKSFSATGWKVGWVMGPDNIMKHLRTVHQNSIFHCPTQAQAAVAQCFEREQQHFGQPSSYFLQLPQAMHLNRDHMIRSLQSVGLEPLIPQGSYFLIADISDFKSRMPNLPGAADEPYDRCFAKWMIKNKGLVAIPVSIFFSRPHQKDFDHYIRFCFVKDEATLQAMDERLCRWKGELQP